One Gemmatimonadota bacterium DNA window includes the following coding sequences:
- a CDS encoding Gfo/Idh/MocA family oxidoreductase encodes MGLQVGIVGTGAFSQSFIPLFKAHPHVERVVLCDLDDEKRAVAATRFEIRDTSPSLDDLCASPVDAVCLFTQNWLHGSQAVQALEAGKHVYSAVPPGISVTEIENLVAAARSSGAVYMLGETSYYYPGVLYCREQFARGAFGQIVYGQAEYYHDWDHGLYDVARWRGGENWRDTAGIPPMYYPTHSTSQIISVTGARMTRVSCQGFRDTHEDGIYGANDWANPFSNQSALYSMSDGSVCRINEFRRVGHPGCVRMGLQGTEGGFEQTAAGASWLRKDGTRVEPLDDLLACTGQPVPGSDPMDKVTASDGTHLGVSSAHPVERLPETFAGLPNGHAGSHQFLVDDFVMACVNGTVPPNNAWAAARYMLPGLTAHESALHGGALLEVPDLGDPPGAD; translated from the coding sequence ATGGGACTCCAGGTCGGTATTGTTGGGACGGGTGCGTTCTCACAGTCGTTCATCCCCCTGTTCAAGGCGCATCCGCACGTAGAACGGGTGGTGCTGTGCGATTTGGACGACGAAAAAAGGGCGGTTGCGGCCACCCGTTTCGAGATCAGGGATACCAGCCCCTCCCTCGATGACCTCTGCGCATCCCCCGTGGACGCCGTGTGCCTGTTTACACAGAACTGGCTTCACGGCTCCCAGGCCGTCCAGGCCCTGGAAGCCGGAAAACACGTGTACTCGGCCGTGCCGCCGGGGATCAGCGTCACCGAGATCGAAAACCTTGTGGCCGCGGCCAGGTCCTCGGGCGCGGTCTATATGCTCGGCGAGACCAGCTACTATTATCCCGGCGTGCTGTATTGCCGGGAACAGTTCGCGCGGGGCGCTTTCGGCCAAATTGTCTACGGCCAGGCGGAATACTACCATGACTGGGACCACGGCCTCTACGACGTGGCGCGTTGGCGCGGCGGCGAGAACTGGCGAGATACAGCCGGCATACCGCCCATGTACTACCCCACGCATTCGACGAGCCAGATCATATCCGTCACCGGCGCCCGGATGACCCGGGTATCCTGCCAGGGATTTCGAGACACCCACGAGGACGGGATTTACGGGGCTAATGACTGGGCCAATCCCTTCAGCAACCAGAGCGCGCTGTACAGCATGTCCGACGGGAGTGTCTGCCGCATCAACGAGTTCCGGCGCGTGGGCCATCCAGGTTGCGTGCGCATGGGCCTTCAGGGGACCGAGGGCGGCTTCGAACAGACCGCCGCCGGGGCATCCTGGCTTCGCAAGGACGGGACCCGCGTGGAACCTCTCGACGACCTGCTCGCCTGCACCGGCCAGCCCGTGCCCGGAAGCGACCCGATGGACAAGGTGACCGCATCCGACGGCACCCATCTCGGCGTCTCCTCGGCGCACCCGGTCGAGCGGTTGCCGGAGACTTTCGCAGGGCTGCCCAACGGCCATGCGGGCAGCCACCAGTTTCTCGTCGACGACTTCGTGATGGCCTGTGTGAACGGTACGGTGCCCCCCAACAACGCCTGGGCCGCAGCCAGGTACATGCTGCCCGGACTGACGGCCCATGAGTCCGCGCTCCACGGGGGTGCTCTGCTTGAGGTGCCGGATCTCGGCGATCCGCCTGGCGCAGATTGA